The Hymenobacter sp. GOD-10R genome includes a window with the following:
- the lpdA gene encoding dihydrolipoyl dehydrogenase: MALQYDLVVIGSGPGGYVAAIRASQLGLKVGVVERESLGGICLNWGCIPTKALLKSAQVFEYMNHASDYGLKVEGASYDFGAVIQRSRGVADGMSKGINFLFKKNKIETVSGVGKLLAPGKVEVTKADGSKETVEAKHIILATGARSRELPAMPIDDKKIIGYRKAMTLEQMPKRLVVVGSGAIGVEFAYFYRSMGSEVTVVEFLPRIVPIEDEEVSKQMEKSFTKMGIKVLTSAEVTKVDTSGPGCKVTIKTAQGDQQIDCDVVLSAAGVVTNIENIGLEELGIKTERGRVIVDDFYRTNVPGIYAIGDIIPGPALAHVASAEGIICVEAITGHHPEPLNYQNIPGCTYASPEIASVGLTEAEAKKQGYDVLVGKFPFSASGKASAGGVKDGFVKVIFDKKYGEWLGAHMIGSNVTEMIAEVVVARKLETTGHEIIKAVHPHPTMSEAIMEAAAAAYGEVIHL, translated from the coding sequence ATGGCATTGCAATACGACCTGGTCGTTATCGGCAGCGGCCCCGGCGGCTACGTAGCCGCTATTCGGGCTTCGCAGCTCGGGCTGAAAGTAGGCGTGGTAGAGCGGGAGTCGCTCGGCGGTATCTGTCTCAACTGGGGCTGCATCCCGACGAAGGCACTGCTCAAGAGTGCCCAAGTGTTTGAATACATGAACCATGCGAGCGACTACGGCCTGAAGGTCGAAGGCGCTAGCTATGACTTTGGTGCTGTGATTCAGCGCAGCCGCGGCGTAGCCGATGGCATGAGCAAAGGCATCAACTTCTTGTTCAAGAAAAATAAAATTGAAACCGTTTCGGGCGTGGGCAAGCTGCTCGCCCCCGGCAAAGTGGAGGTGACGAAAGCCGACGGTAGCAAGGAAACCGTGGAGGCCAAGCACATCATTCTGGCAACTGGTGCCCGCTCGCGCGAGCTACCTGCCATGCCGATTGACGACAAAAAGATCATTGGCTACCGCAAAGCCATGACGCTGGAGCAAATGCCGAAGCGCTTGGTAGTAGTAGGTTCAGGCGCCATCGGCGTTGAGTTTGCCTACTTCTACCGCTCGATGGGGTCGGAAGTGACGGTGGTAGAATTCCTGCCCCGCATCGTGCCGATCGAGGACGAAGAGGTGTCGAAGCAGATGGAGAAATCCTTCACCAAGATGGGTATCAAGGTGCTGACCAGCGCTGAGGTAACCAAAGTAGACACTAGCGGCCCTGGCTGCAAAGTGACTATCAAAACGGCTCAAGGCGACCAACAGATCGACTGCGATGTGGTGCTGTCAGCCGCCGGTGTGGTGACTAACATTGAGAACATCGGTCTGGAAGAGCTAGGTATCAAAACCGAGCGTGGCCGCGTGATTGTGGACGACTTCTACCGCACCAACGTGCCCGGCATCTACGCCATCGGCGACATCATTCCCGGTCCGGCACTGGCGCACGTTGCTTCGGCGGAGGGCATCATCTGCGTGGAGGCCATCACCGGTCACCACCCCGAGCCGCTCAACTACCAGAACATTCCCGGCTGCACCTACGCATCCCCGGAAATTGCCTCGGTGGGCCTCACCGAAGCCGAAGCCAAAAAGCAAGGTTACGACGTGCTGGTGGGTAAATTCCCCTTCTCCGCGTCGGGTAAAGCCAGCGCTGGCGGCGTAAAAGATGGCTTCGTGAAAGTTATCTTCGACAAGAAGTACGGCGAGTGGCTAGGTGCTCACATGATCGGCTCCAACGTGACCGAGATGATTGCCGAAGTAGTAGTAGCGCGT
- a CDS encoding geranylgeranyl reductase family protein, whose product MREVDICILGAGPGGATAALHLANAGHRCLLVDRATFPRDKICGDALSGKVIMELRRIGADLPGKLAASPMQVPAWGIDFFAPNGRRLSIPFKPTTGGTTDVVGHVAKRLDFDNFLIEEVRRRPEIELLEGVDIVRHECTKEGRWDLGTADGAVEISAKLLLVANGAQSAFARQIAGHALEPAHHCAGLRTYYQGVTGMNAENFIELHFLEEFLPGYLWIFPLPNGQANVGVGMLTEAVSSKKVNLRERLNEMLVTHPALKNRFANAERLGPVRGFGLPLGSKRRMLSGEGYMLLGDAGSLIDPFTGEGISHAMVSGRHAADWAAKALAAQDVTPSFLRQYDAAVYRRLGQELRLSHAMQRLLNYPWLFNFIANRATNNPTLAATLSSMFVDLDLRERLRQPSFYLKLLFGGKL is encoded by the coding sequence ATGCGTGAAGTCGACATTTGCATTCTTGGGGCCGGACCGGGTGGCGCTACCGCCGCCCTGCACCTAGCTAACGCCGGCCACCGCTGCCTTCTGGTAGACCGTGCCACCTTTCCGCGGGATAAGATCTGCGGCGACGCACTCAGCGGCAAAGTCATCATGGAGTTGCGCCGCATTGGTGCCGATCTGCCGGGTAAGCTCGCCGCTTCGCCCATGCAAGTGCCCGCCTGGGGTATCGACTTCTTTGCCCCAAACGGCCGACGGCTCAGCATCCCTTTCAAGCCTACGACTGGCGGCACCACCGACGTGGTAGGCCATGTCGCCAAGCGCCTCGACTTCGACAATTTTCTGATCGAGGAAGTGCGTCGCCGTCCCGAAATTGAGCTGCTCGAAGGCGTAGACATCGTACGTCACGAGTGCACCAAGGAAGGCCGCTGGGACCTAGGTACGGCCGATGGCGCTGTCGAAATTTCGGCTAAGCTGCTACTAGTAGCCAATGGCGCGCAATCAGCTTTTGCCCGCCAAATAGCCGGGCATGCGCTAGAGCCGGCGCATCATTGTGCCGGCTTGCGCACCTACTACCAGGGCGTGACGGGCATGAACGCGGAAAATTTCATTGAGCTACACTTTCTCGAAGAGTTTTTGCCCGGGTACCTCTGGATCTTTCCTTTGCCAAACGGGCAGGCCAACGTAGGCGTAGGCATGCTGACGGAGGCTGTTTCGAGCAAAAAAGTAAACCTGCGTGAACGTTTAAACGAAATGCTCGTGACGCACCCAGCACTAAAAAACCGCTTCGCGAATGCCGAGCGCCTAGGCCCGGTCCGAGGCTTTGGTCTGCCACTCGGCTCAAAGCGTAGGATGCTGTCAGGCGAGGGATATATGCTGCTCGGCGACGCCGGTTCGCTCATCGACCCGTTTACCGGCGAAGGTATTAGCCACGCCATGGTCAGTGGGCGCCACGCAGCCGACTGGGCAGCCAAGGCCCTGGCCGCTCAAGATGTTACCCCTAGCTTTCTGCGCCAGTACGATGCAGCTGTGTACCGTCGGCTCGGGCAGGAGCTACGCCTGAGCCACGCCATGCAGCGGCTGCTGAATTATCCATGGCTATTCAACTTCATAGCCAACCGCGCCACGAACAACCCCACATTAGCCGCGACGTTGTCGAGCATGTTCGTCGATTTGGATCTGCGCGAACGGCTGCGCCAACCTAGCTTTTACCTCAAGCTTCTATTTGGGGGGAAGCTATAG
- the fabG gene encoding 3-oxoacyl-[acyl-carrier-protein] reductase, which yields MTKMLDGKTALVTGASKGIGRAIAAHFAQLGANVAFTYLSSVEKGQQLEQELAAYGTKIKGFRSDASDYAQAEKLVDDVVAEFGKLDILVNNAGITQDGLLMRMSEQQWDQVLNVNLKSVFNLTKAATKPMMRAKAGSIINMTSVVGIKGNAGQANYAASKAGIIGFTKSVALELGSRNIRCNAIAPGFIETEMTGALDPKQVDEWRKAIPLKRGGSPEDVAKATAFLASDDSAYITGQVLQVDGGMLT from the coding sequence ATGACAAAAATGCTCGACGGAAAAACCGCCCTCGTCACGGGCGCTTCCAAAGGAATCGGCCGCGCTATTGCGGCGCATTTCGCTCAGCTAGGTGCCAATGTGGCGTTCACCTACCTTTCCAGCGTGGAAAAAGGCCAGCAGCTCGAACAGGAACTGGCGGCGTACGGCACCAAAATCAAAGGTTTCCGCTCCGATGCTTCCGACTACGCCCAGGCTGAAAAGCTAGTCGACGATGTGGTAGCCGAGTTCGGCAAGCTAGATATTCTAGTAAACAACGCTGGCATCACGCAAGATGGCTTGCTCATGCGCATGAGTGAGCAGCAGTGGGATCAAGTGCTGAACGTGAACCTCAAGTCGGTTTTCAACCTCACCAAAGCGGCCACTAAGCCTATGATGCGCGCCAAAGCAGGCAGCATCATCAACATGACATCGGTCGTGGGCATCAAAGGCAACGCCGGCCAGGCCAACTACGCCGCTTCGAAAGCGGGCATCATTGGCTTCACCAAATCGGTGGCCTTGGAGCTAGGTTCGCGCAATATCCGCTGCAATGCCATTGCGCCCGGCTTCATCGAAACCGAGATGACCGGCGCCCTCGACCCCAAGCAAGTTGACGAGTGGCGCAAGGCTATTCCGCTCAAGCGTGGTGGCTCGCCGGAAGATGTTGCCAAAGCCACGGCTTTCCTAGCTTCGGATGATTCCGCGTACATCACCGGCCAAGTGTTGCAGGTCGACGGTGGCATGCTGACCTAG